A section of the Salmo salar chromosome ssa05, Ssal_v3.1, whole genome shotgun sequence genome encodes:
- the ch076 gene encoding CH076 protein (The RefSeq protein has 1 frameshift compared to this genomic sequence), whose amino-acid sequence MEIFGSTFDDSVFEESRAKPTVVALSSYNAKFCEAEWFWESIDTEDILEKQKIFKFRADMAYRRKNFQEALNAYTTCLSYIPDGNLTIRRDIMEGMARCCCHLGKRVEALEITETLKNEASNTCHLTGLLHLTANVHERFGDLRSQVTCLQQLCSLHPYHQWHWMKLAQSYLHLLQSLSSPSGSSPLQRGDDSQTEEQLKEERDGVWLKACMCFVRARLVLRALKGQQSSFVLQNSERALQKADEALRCLEPKDTTLQLVSEVMSEDVIPERMREDNQDGESLAGLSLKDFEDRWWNRLVQTGVLKKDGPKLPSVKPN is encoded by the exons ATGGAGATTTTCGGTAGCACCTTTGACGATTCGGTGTTCGAGGAATCAAGAGCGAAGCCAACTGTTGTTGCACTGTCGTCTTACAATGCAAAGTTCTGTGAAGCAGAG TGGTTTTGGGAGAGCATCGACACAGAGGACATTTTGGAGAAGCAAAAGATCTTCAAATTTCGAGCTGATATGGCGTACAGGCGAAAGAACTTCCAG GAAGCTTTAAACGCCTACACTACCTGCCTTTCCTATATCCCTGACGGCAACCTGACCATTAGGCGGGACATAATGGAGGGAATGGCAAGGTGCTGTTGTCACCTGGGGAAGAGAGTGGAGGCCCTGGAGATCACAGAAACACTT AAAAATGAAGCCTCCAACACCTGTCACCTCACGGGTCTACTTCATCTGACTGCGAACGTCCACGAGCG CGGAGACCTCAGGAGCCAGGTCACTTGTCTGCAGCAGCTGTGTTCTCTCCACCCCTACCACCAGTGGCACTGGATGAAGCTGGCACAAAGCTACCTTCATCTCCTTCAGTCTCTGTCATCACCCTCAGGCTCCAGTCCTCTTCAACGGGGAGATGACTCTCAGACTGAGGAGCAACTGAAGGAAGAGCGGGACGGCGTTTGGCTCAAGGCCTGCATGTGTTTTGTCCGGGCCAG ACTCGTCCTCAGGGCATTAAAGGGCCAACAGTCATCCTTTGTTCTCCAGAACAGTGAGAGAGCCCTACAGAAGGCTGATGAGGCTCTACGGTGTCTGGAACCGAAAGACACCACACTACAGCTAGTCTCTGAG GTGATGTCAGAAGATGTAATtccagagaggatgagagaggacaaCCAGGATGGAGAGAGCTTGGCAGGTCTCTCTCTGAAGGACTTTGAAGACAGGTGGTGGAACAGACTGGTACAGACAGGAGTACTGAAGAAGGATGGACCTAAACTACCCTCTGTAAAACCTAACTAG
- the LOC106598492 gene encoding protein FAM83A, with the protein MNLQSNGLSVQWYLKSKPVGKVRRRVQEMKNPSVSLVSGDIDLSHNESTRLAMDALLNQGLDMYQEVLAGEGEVDFLSKEEKGYILENTTDLSTSSLCGTESDDQAEGSTTSSQTDTCCPSVSESEPPGLDHGWPAEDWSYRLQGEPSVEVYFQSDRAASMKDLLREFISKATMVLAIVMDTFSDVEMFCDILEATRKRNVLVYLLLDHINLQVFVNMCEMLQINSNHLTKMSVRSIQGETYCAKSGRKVTGQIKEKFMIIDCTSVLAGSYSFTWLSWQVHRSLAVLFKGSAVEPFDLEFRKLYASSKPVPAFLSVATEFNLTRPLITHQAAATSTPLTNLPCPSPGTTTQNRNFNNQAMVQPTTTVQLRYSGQTPTVQPTTTSQQRHPNTTAPPTSQHRHPNTQPTSQQRHPNTQPTAPPTSQHRHPNTQPTAPPTSQQRHPNTQPTAPPTSQHRHPNTQPTAPPTSQQRHPNTQPTAPPTSQHRHPNTQPTAPPTSQQRHPNTQPTAPPTSQQRHPNTQPTSQQRHPNTQPTSQQRHPNTQPTAPPTSQQRHPNTQPTSQCLVNQPYYTGPRSHRFDWITQRHTATRPVMFQRTFSSDYSTGDNLTWRPFNSNYLLYGGTTGLLDRHPLLKTGQWFTVPK; encoded by the exons ATGAACCTGCAAAGCAACGGCCTGTCTGTTCAGTGGTACCTGAAGTCCAAGCCGGTGGGAAAGGTGAGGCGGCGTGTACAGGAGATGAAAAACCCATCTGTCTCCCTGGTGTCGGGCGACATTGACCTCAGCCACAACGAGAGCACCAGATTGGCCATGGACGCCTTGCTGAACCAGGGATTGGACATGTACCAGGAAGTATTGGCCGGAGAGGGCGAGGTGGACTTCCTGTCCAAGGAGGAGAAAG gttaTATCCTGGAGAACACTACAGACCTGAGCACCAGCAGTCTGTGTGGGACGGAGAGTGACGACCAGGCAGAGGGCTCCACCACCTCTTCCCAGACAGACACCTGTTGTCCATCCGTGTCTGAGAGCGAGCCCCCTGGCTTGGACCATGGCTGGCCAGCAGAGGACTGGAGCTACCGCCTGCAGGGCGAACCCAGTGTAGAGGTCTACTTCCAGTCTGATAGAGCAGCCAGCATGAAAGACCTGCTCAGAGAGTTCATCAGCAAGGCCACAATG GTTCTGGCCATTGTAATGGACACATTCAGTGATGTGGAGATGTTCTGTGACATACTGGAGGCAACCAGGAAGAGGAACGTGTTGGTCTACCTGCTCCTGGACCATATCAACCTGCAGGTCTTTGTCAACATGTGTGAGATGCTACAGATCAACAGTAATCATCTCACT AAAATGTCGGTCCGTAGTATACAAGGAGAGACGTATTGTGCAAAGTCTGGAAGGAAAGTCACTGGACAGATCAAAGAGAAGTTCATGATCATTGACTGCACTTCAGTGCTGGCTGGATCATACAG TTTCACCTGGCTGTCCTGGCAGGTCCACAGAAGCCTGGCTGTACTCTTCAAGGGCAGCGCGGTCGAGCCTTTCGACCTGGAGTTTAGGAAGCTCTATGCCAGCTCCAAGCCTGTACCAGCCTTCCTCTCAGTGGCAACGGAGTTCAACCTGACCAGGCCGCTTATCACCCATCAAGCAGCAGCCACCTCAACCCCACTGACAAACCTTCCTTGCcccagtcctggtaccacaaCCCAGAACAGAAACTTCAACAACCAGGCTATGGTTCAACCAACCACCACAGTCCAGCTCAGATACTCTGGCCAAACCCCAACGGTTCAGCCAACTACAACCTCCCAGCAGAGACACCCCAACACAACAGCACCACCAACCTCCCAgcacagacaccccaacactcagcCAACCTCCCAGCagagacaccccaacactcagcCAACAGCACCACCAACCTCCCAgcacagacaccccaacactcagcCAACAGCACCACCAACCTCCCAGCagagacaccccaacactcagcCAACAGCACCACCAACCTCCCAgcacagacaccccaacactcagcCAACAGCACCACCAACCTCCCAGCagagacaccccaacactcagcCAACAGCACCACCAACCTCCCAgcacagacaccccaacactcagcCAACAGCACCACCAACCTCCCAGCagagacaccccaacactcagcCAACAGCACCACCAACCTCCCAGCagagacaccccaacactcagcCAACCTCCCAGCagagacaccccaacactcagcCAACCTCCCAGCagagacaccccaacactcagcCAACAGCACCACCAACCTCCCAGCagagacaccccaacactcagcCAACCTCCCAGTGCTTGGTGAATCAGCCTTACTACACAGGTCCCCGGAGCCACAGGTTTGACTGgatcacacagagacacactgcaaCCAGGCCCGTCATGTTCCAGAGAACCTTCTCCAGTGATTATAGTACTGGAGACAACCTGACCTGGCGACCCTTTAACAGCAATTACCTTCTTTATGGAGGGACAACCGGATTGTTGGACAGACACCCACTTCTCAAGACTGGCCAGTGGTTTACTGTTCCTAAATAA